A single genomic interval of Anopheles marshallii chromosome 2, idAnoMarsDA_429_01, whole genome shotgun sequence harbors:
- the LOC128707893 gene encoding quinone oxidoreductase-like protein 2 homolog: MFRTITPKIVNKLCEISIHNCKHGSGFLIRHAHRAAVLREAGKPVVLETVKKIEKLKSDEVRVKVHYCSLNSTDVKIISGKHAELNVPLPFIPGHEFSGEIVDIGKDNPHHFNRGDRVVVMNDLQDPNGGLISEAVVKNRDVWTVPQSVPLREMAVLPYGHGTALLTFALHCNLKENDLILITAGPAGMGLAAIDLAVSVYKATVIAVCDTESSSDLVREKGAHKVVSMTKNNFTKLYKNVKDAMGDKKAKVAYDAVGKGLLHLLADFVDPNKGQLISVDPFFNASKFPTEVPEFERPKRKEKDEKPEEVSGTAKLIENVRHFDLYEYPDVDTYRQMISDTIEMRSEGMIAGHISKIFPLAKIQQAIEFVQQKQCTGKVLIDVQCPDGDDDCPDAKEKKAKSKDGEEKKKSKD, encoded by the exons ATGTTTAGAACGATTACGCCTAAAattgtgaataaattatgcgAAATTTCGATACACAACTGCAAGCACGGTAGTGGCTTCCTGATACGACATGCCCACAGAGCTGCGGTGCTACGGGAAGCCGGCAAACCCGTCGTATTGGAAACGGTCAAAAAGATCGAAAAGCTGAAAAGTGATGAG GTGCGTGTAAAGGTACATTACTGCAGTTTGAATTCAACCGACGTTAAAATCATTTCCGGAAAGCATGCCGAACTGAACGTTCCATTGCCGTTCATTCCCGGACATGAGTTCTCCGGCGAAATCGTCGACATTGGGAAGGATAATCCGCACCATTTCAACCGTGGCGATCGTGTGGTGGTAATGAACGATCTTCAAGATCCAAATGGCGGACTCATTTCGGAAGCGGTTGTAAAGAATCGGGACGTATGGACAGTGCCACAGTCGGTACCGCTGCGTGAGATGGCTGTCCTACCGTACGGCCATGGAACAGCCCTGCTAACATTTGCCTTGCACTGTAACCTGAAGGAAAACGATTTGATACTCATTACCGCCGGACCGGCCGGTATGGGGCTGGCTGCGATTGATTTGGCCGTTAGCGTATACAAGGCAACGGTGATTGCAGTGTGCGACACGGAAAGCAGTTCCGATTTGGTGCGGGAAAAAGGTGCACACAAGGTAGTCAGCATGACGAAGAATAACTTCACGAAACTCTACAAAAACGTAAAGGATGCGATGGGCGACAAAAAGGCGAAGGTTGCGTACGACGCGGTCGGCAAAGGATTGTTGCATCTGCTTGCAGATTT TGTCGATCCTAACAAAGGACAGCTCATCTCGGTTGATCCATTCTTCAACGCATCTAAATTTCCAACGGAAGTGCCCGAGTTCGAACGTCCCAAGCGGAAGGAGAAGGACGAAAAACCGGAAGAGGTGTCAGGAACGGCAAAGCTCATCGAAAACGTACGTCACTTCGATCTGTACGAGTACCCGGATGTGGATACGTACCGGCAGATGATATCGGACACGATCGAGATGCGGTCGGAGGGTATGATAGCGGGACACATTAGTAAAATCTTTCCGTTAGCTAAAATTCAACAAGCAATTGAGTTTGTGCAGCAGAAACAGTGCACCGGCAAGGTGTTAATTGATGTGCAGTGCcctgatggcgatgatgattgTCCAGATGCCAAGGAGAAGAAAGCGAAAAGCAAAGACGGGGaggagaagaagaaatcgaAGGATTAA
- the LOC128707150 gene encoding 39S ribosomal protein L35, mitochondrial — protein sequence MLRSMASLAIRQVIQTRTFASRVQLPAVPVFTSHSGRNFSLFVRPNNDAVPFFRNTISRLPNNTCSMEPSTSLRLLDAMAISPVLQTQPSRTVIKFSLRKGKRKTVKAVVKRFKRLDWGGWIRTISGRHKKMWRKRASRKRRLRQHVLVNGTQATLLDKMVTKYWKRPRYYIDDPYAPYHTREEFVYTRRKPLK from the exons ATGCTCCGGAGCATGGCTTCATTGG CTATACGCCAAGTGATACAAACAAGAACCTTCGCTAGTCGTGTTCAGTTGCCGGCCGTTCCCGTTTTTACATCCCACTCGGGTCGTAATTTTTCACTCTTTGTACGACCGAATAACGATGCGGTTCCTTTCTTTCGTAATACGATCTCACGGCTACCGAACAACACATGTTCCATGGAACCGTCTACATCCCTCCGGTTGCTTGATGCCATGGCAATATCCCCGGTGTTACAAACCCAACCTAGCCGTACAGTGATTAAGTTTTCCTTGCGCAAAGGCAAAAGAAAGACGGTGAAAGCAGTGGTTAAACGATTCAAACGACTAGATTGGGGTGGTTGGATACGGACCATCTCCGGACGGCATAAGAAAATGTGGCGAAAGCGAGCGAGCCGCAAGCGTCGTCTACGGCAGCACGTTCTCGTCAATGGGACGCAGGCTACGCTGCTGGATAAGATGGTTACCAAGTACTGGAAGCGACCCAGGTACTACATCGACGATCCGTACGCACCGTACCACACCAGGGAAGAATTTGTGTACACTAGAAGGAAGCCACTGAAGTGA
- the LOC128708961 gene encoding odorant receptor 56a-like, whose product MELKEEWILPDAVYDNPLLKRTLLGLRYYGLLLGHSQSYKKAHCFRGMVFTVSMILFNCTQYVDLWQVWGSVSDMTANAATTLLFTTTIFRIIFFYFHRARFNSIIQVAHTGIERILGDGWSEEKNLVTSNVRYLNRLAVVFWSCALVTANMMCIYSLLLYLMYEGSSITEEQLNLDGLSSNVTTPQQYPTPILRSWYPTADGMDKHFLEIYLIQLYIMYVGQLIVPSWHMFMVTLMIYGRIECSVLNHRLCFLDRYHKPEQENKPKASVLDQVDNDERRSLIIDCIKRQANLVAFTRELEQLTRAAVFLDFVVFSVLLCALLFEASMTTSGVQVFIDICYITTMTVILFLYYWHANEIHACADQLSMSAYKSDWYRYDRGTNRMLQIFILYSNRPLKMQAFFISMSLDTFLAILRASYSYFTILKQLTD is encoded by the exons ATGGAGCTCAAGGAAGAATGGATCCTTCCGGACGCGGTATACGATAATCCGCTGCTTAAACGAACACTTCTCGGTCTGCGGTATTACGGGCTACTGTTGGGCCATTCGCAATCGTACAAGAAAGCGCACTGTTTCCGTGGTATGGTTTTTACCGTGTCCATGATACTGTTCAACTGTACGCAGTACGTCGATTTGTGGCAAGTTTGGGGATCGGTTTCGGATATGACAGCAAATGCGGCCACCACGCTACTGTTCACGACCACCATCTTTcggattattttcttctattttcatCGAGCAC GGTTTAATAGCATTATTCAAGTAGCACACACCGGAATTGAGCGAATCCTTGGAGATGGATGGAGCGAAGAGAAGAATTTAGTGACGAGCAATGTTCGCTATCTTAACCGACTTGCGGTTGTGTTTTGGAGCTGCGCATTAGTAACGGCCAACATGATGTGTATCTACTCGTTGCTGTTGTATCTGATGTACGAAGGATCTAGCATTACCGAGGAGCAACTTAATTTGGACGGACTAAGCTCGAATGTTACCACACCGCAACAGTACCCGACACCGATTCTGCGCTCCTGGTACCCTACCGCAGATGGGATGGATAAGCATTTTCTCGAGATCTATCTCATTCAGCTGTACATCATGTACGTGGGACAGCTGATCGTTCCTTCCTGGCACATGTTTATGGTAACGCTGATGATTTACGGCCGTATCGAGTGTAGTGTGCTGAATCATCGGCTTTGCTTTCTCGATCGTTACCATAAGCCGGAACAGGAGAACAAACCAAAAGCAAGCGTCCTTGACCAGGTAGATAACGATGAACGTCGTTCGCTTATAATCGATTGCATCAAACGGCAAGCAAACTTGGTTGCGTTCACACGCGAACTGGAGCAACTAACGCGTGCGGCCGTTTTCTTGGACTTTGTCGTATTTTCCGTACTGCTGTGCGCGTTACTCTTCGAAGCATCGATGACCACTTCCGGTGTGCAGGTGTTTATCGATATCTGCTACATTACCACGATGACGGTCATTCTTTTCCTGTACTACTGGCACGCTAATGAGATACATGCATGC GCCGATCAGCTGTCCATGTCGGCGTACAAAAGTGACTGGTATCGGTACGATCGTGGTACAAACCGGATGCTTCAGATATTTATCCTGTACAGCAATCGGCCACTGAAAATGCAAGCTTTCTTTATTTCCATGTCACTGGATACGTTCTTGGCG ATTCTGCGTGCATCGTACAGCTACTTCACTATTCTGAAACAACTAACCGATTAA
- the LOC128709068 gene encoding uncharacterized protein LOC128709068 — translation MAQGKLKVKSKAPPNLKKAANKKKGTAFNKRKNAPIQSKKHKFEEAHKLKQVITKTVNKKNEDDIRKIAYEGQTNLSQAQLAVQEHHRKQNQNDGSEAGTSKGN, via the exons ATGGCTCAGGgaaaattgaaagtaaaatcgAAAGCACCACCTAATCTAAAGAAAGCCGctaacaagaaaaaaggaacggCATTCAATAAACGGAAAA ATGCACCCATTCAGtcaaagaaacacaaattCGAAGAGGCCCACAAACTGAAGCAAGTCATTACAAAAACAGTCAACAAGAAGAACGAGGATGATATACGGAAGATTGCGTATGAAGGACAGACAAACCTTAGTCAGGCGCAATTAGCTGTGCAGGAACATCATCGGAAACAGAATCAGAACGATGGATCTGAGGCGGGTACTTCGAAGGGTAACTGA
- the LOC128719792 gene encoding U1 small nuclear ribonucleoprotein A: MDIRPNYTIYINNLNEKINKEELKKSLYAIFSQFGQILDIVAYKTLKMRGQAFIIFKEISSATNAMRTMQGFPFYDKPMRINYAKTDSDMIAKLKGTFQERPKRVRQPKPVQTADDKKAKKLKSAGEVGATNNSATAEQPPNQILFLTNLPEETNEMMLSMLFNQFPGFKEVRLVPNRHDIAFVEFATELQSGAAREALQGFKITPTHAMKISFAKK, translated from the coding sequence ATGGATATCCGACCAAACTACACAATCTACATCAACAACCTGAACGAGAAGATCAACAAGGAGGAGTTGAAAAAGTCACTCTACGCGATTTTTTCCCAGTTCGGCCAAATACTAGATATCGTCGCGTACAAAACGCTGAAAATGCGCGGCCAAGCGTTTATCATCTTCAAGGAAATCTCCAGCGCAACGAATGCGATGCGTACGATGCAAGGTTTCCCGTTCTACGACAAACCGATGCGCATCAACTACGCTAAAACCGACAGCGATATGATTGCGAAGCTGAAGGGAACCTTCCAGGAGCGGCCGAAGCGCGTGCGGCAACCGAAACCGGTGCAGACGGCAGACGACAAAAAGgcgaagaaattgaaaagtgCCGGTGAGGTGGGAGCGACAAACAATTCGGCCACCGCCGAGCAGCCGCCGAACCAAATCCTGTTCCTTACGAACTTGCCGGAGGAAACGAACGAGATGATGCTGTCGATGTTGTTCAATCAGTTCCCGGGTTTCAAGGAGGTTCGTTTGGTACCGAACCGGCACGACATTGCGTTCGTGGAGTTCGCGACGGAACTGCAGAGTGGTGCGGCACGAGAAGCTCTGCAAGGATTTAAGATTACTCCGACCCATGCGATGAAGATATCGTTTGCGAAGAAGTAA
- the LOC128719858 gene encoding fumarylacetoacetate hydrolase domain-containing protein 2 — protein sequence MTMIANIALRAGTSSRLSTTIVTAAFGSKRSSWNYAQSGSSRRFISQSTAKAMRFVQYRSATTGEKQRLGVLSEDGTQVSDISDRYEGDLITFIRSGVSLDEVKAAASKATPLKVDSVELLSPVTNPQKILCVGLNYSGHCEEQNKPIPKEPMFFSKYATTIVGPHDNVIAHRISDQIDWEVELAVIIGKKAKSVTKANAMDYVFGYTVAQDISARDWQKLRNGGQFLIGKSMDTFCPLGPAAVHKSLVKDPHQLAIKCSVNGVEKQNGSTSELIFRIDDIIERVTQSITLLPGDVILTGTPAGVGMHRKPAEFLKPGDVIDSEIEGLGKIKNKVVADS from the exons atgacgatgatcgCCAACATTGCTTTACGCGCTGGTACCAGTTCACGGCTGTCAACCACCATCGTCACTGCTGCCTTTGGAAGCAAGCGTTCCAGTTGGAATTACGCACAGAGTGGTTCTTCACGAAG ATTTATCTCCCAATCCACTGCTAAAGCGATGCGTTTCGTTCAGTACCGTTCCGCGACCACGGGTGAAAAGCAGCGGCTCGGTGTGTTATCTGAAGATGGTACGCAGGTATCCGACATCTCTGACCGATATGAAGGTGACCTGATAACGTTCATCCGTTCGGGTGTTTCGCTCGATGAGGTGAAAGCGGCCGCCTCTAAGGCAACTCCGTTGAAGGTGGACAGCGTGGAACTGCTGTCCCCCGTTACCAACCCGCAGAAGATTCTGTGCGTCGGTCTCAACTATAGTGGTCACTGCGAGGAACAGAACAAACCCATCCCGAAGGAACCGATGTTCTTCAGCAAATATGCGACGACCATCGTTGGTCCGCATGACAACGTTATCGCCCACAGGATTTCTGAT CAAATCGATTGGGAAGTAGAGCTGGCGGTCATCATCGGCAAGAAGGCCAAAAGTGTGACCAAAGCGAACGCAATGGATTATGTGTTTGGGTACACGGTGGCTCAGGACATTTCGGCACGCGACTGGCAGAAGTTGCGCAACGGTGGTCAGTTCCTGATCGGTAAATCGATGGATACCTTCTGTCCGCTCGGACCGGCCGCTGTTCACAAATCGCTGGTTAAGGATCCACACCAGCTGGCCATCAAGTGTAGCGTGAATGGCGTGGAGAAGCAGAACGGAAGCACGAGTGAGCTAATTTTCCGCATTGACGACATCATCGAACGGGTTACACA ATCCATCACGTTACTTCCGGGCGATGTAATCCTGACGGGAACACCGGCCGGAGTAGGTATGCATCGCAAGCCGGCTGAATTTCTCAAACCGGGCGATGTTATCGACAGCGAGATTGAAGGCTTGGGAAAGATCAAGAATAAGGTCGTAGCAGACTCCTAA